Below is a genomic region from Flavobacterium ginsengisoli.
TTTATCTGAAACCAAAACTGTTTTACTAGCTACTTTTTTCCCTTTCGGATTTTTTAAAGTTACCGTCAATGATAAATCTTTTGAATTATCAGGATTTACAAAAGAAGAAACAATTTGCACCGAAGCTTTTTTAGCAGAAACTTCAGGAGTGGTAATTTTTATATTTTCGATATGATTTTTATATTTCGAAACCAGCCAAACATCGCGCGTGATGCCTCCATAAATAAAAAAATCGCTTTTTTGAGACGGAATAACTTCGATATCGTAACTATTATCTACGCGAACAAAAATATCGTTGTTTCCTTCTTTAATTAATTTCGTAACATCGATAGAAAAACCAATATAACCGCCAATATGAGAACCCGCTTCTTTGCCGTTTACATAGACTTTAGTCGTTACGTTTGATCCTTCAAAATACAAGGAATAAACCTGATTTTGATCGATTTTAGAGATGTTGAGTTTCTTTTGATACCAACTTGCATCGCGGCGGTAACCGGGCATTAAATCGGTTGCATCTTCAGCATTCCAAGTATGAGGTAAATTTAGAGAAACCCAATTGGAGGCTTTTTGTGCTTCGTTGAGGTTTGGAGTATGATTTTCTAAATAAAGCCAATTGTCATTGATGTTTCTCATTGTCTGAGCAAAACTGCTCAGACAAATTTGAAACAAAACAAAAAGCGCAAAAATTGAAAAAGTTTTATTCGGTTTATTCATAGTTACAAAGGTTCATAGTTACAAAGGTTCAAAGGTTTTTTTGGCTCAAGGGTTCAAAGATTCAAAACCTTTGTTACTTTGAACCTTTGAGACTTTGCCTCTTTATTAATGCTTCCAAGAAATAATAATCGGCGTAAATTATTGGTTCATCAATTTCGTCGTGTTTTGGCCAGTTTCCAGTGCTGTGATCAAATAAGAAAGGCGCTTTAATTTGAGTATCCAAAATATATTTATCCGTTTGTACTGAAGCCATTACTTTATCGGCGAAAGCCAAATAACTTTTATTTTTGGTATAAGTATACAATTCGTATAACCCTGATGCCATAACCATTGCCGCAGAAACATCACGGGGAGCATTAGGAATACTTGGATCTTTAAAATCCCAATACGGAATTCCGTCTTCTGGAAGGTTTTTATTCGTCATAAAAAACTTTGCAGTCGCTTCGGCCTGTTTTAAATAAGCAGGATCTTTTGTGTAACGGTAAGACATAGTAAATCCGTAAACTGCCCAAGCTTGACCGCGTGCCCAAACCGAATCGTCGTTGTAACCTTGAAGCGTTGTTTTCTTTCTAACTTCGCCTGTTGTTGGGTTATAATCGATAACGTGATAACAGCTGTTATCTTCTCTAAACTGATTTTTTAAAGTTGTATTGGCATGTTGAATGGCAACATCGCGGTATTTTGGATTTCCTGATATTTTAGACGCTTCAAAAAGCAATTCTAAATTCATCATATTATCGATGATTACAGGATAATCCCAGATTTCTTTGTTGAAATCCCACGAACGAATCGATCCCACTTTTGGATTAAATCTTGTGCATAAAGTTTCTGCGCCTTTTACAATTACCGCTTCGTATTCTTTTTTGTTTTCCACTTTCAGCGCTTCTCCAAAACTGCAAAACACTTTAAAACCTACATCATGCGAATTACTATTGACACTTTCCTTTTTGCTGAAAGGAGTCCATTTTTGAGCTTGTTCTTTGTATTTTGAATCGCCTGTTAATCGGTACAATTGCCAAAGATTTCCAGCAAAAAAACCACTTGTCCAATCTCTAGACGGGACTTTACGAATTTCAAGCGTTTTGGTATTCATACTTCTTGGCATTGACATTGAATCGACCGGATAATCTAATAGCATTTTATAACGCGTTTCCAGTTTTTCAGTCGTTGCTGAAGTAGTTTTTGTTTGAGAATTAATCCCAGATTTGCATGCTGTTACCAGCGATGCAAACCCAAGAATTAAAGAAATGAAACTGACATTCTTCATAGTAAATATTTTGTAATCTTGATTTTTAGACTCGGATTGTACGGATTCGCTATCGCGAAGACATTGGTTTGCACGGATTTTTTTCTCTCGCAGATTTAGCAGATTTGGCTGATTTTTTACTTCACACAGATTTTTTAATTTAATCTGCTAAATCTGTAAGATCTGCGGGAAACCAATTATAAGTTAAGCAATAAAAAAATCCGTTTTATTCGTGTTTTTGCGATAGCAAACCAGTTTCATCCGCGTTCCATACTATTAATAACCAGGATTATTTGGTTTTAAATTCGGATTAATAGCCAATTCTGTTCCAGGCAATGGCCATAAATAA
It encodes:
- a CDS encoding glycoside hydrolase family 2 protein, yielding MRNINDNWLYLENHTPNLNEAQKASNWVSLNLPHTWNAEDATDLMPGYRRDASWYQKKLNISKIDQNQVYSLYFEGSNVTTKVYVNGKEAGSHIGGYIGFSIDVTKLIKEGNNDIFVRVDNSYDIEVIPSQKSDFFIYGGITRDVWLVSKYKNHIENIKITTPEVSAKKASVQIVSSFVNPDNSKDLSLTVTLKNPKGKKVASKTVLVSDKTSTITFENIKNPELWDTEKPNLYRLSAVLSEKNQIKDSVSEKVGFRWFEFKDHGPFYLNGKRLLIRGTHRHEEQAGVGACNDKRTTLGRYEIDKRNGSQFCTFSTLSARSRNL
- a CDS encoding glycoside hydrolase family 88 protein, with protein sequence MKNVSFISLILGFASLVTACKSGINSQTKTTSATTEKLETRYKMLLDYPVDSMSMPRSMNTKTLEIRKVPSRDWTSGFFAGNLWQLYRLTGDSKYKEQAQKWTPFSKKESVNSNSHDVGFKVFCSFGEALKVENKKEYEAVIVKGAETLCTRFNPKVGSIRSWDFNKEIWDYPVIIDNMMNLELLFEASKISGNPKYRDVAIQHANTTLKNQFREDNSCYHVIDYNPTTGEVRKKTTLQGYNDDSVWARGQAWAVYGFTMSYRYTKDPAYLKQAEATAKFFMTNKNLPEDGIPYWDFKDPSIPNAPRDVSAAMVMASGLYELYTYTKNKSYLAFADKVMASVQTDKYILDTQIKAPFLFDHSTGNWPKHDEIDEPIIYADYYFLEALIKRQSLKGSK